The Psychrobacter raelei genome contains the following window.
TAGATTTGCCTTATCCTGAGGACCACTTTGTCACCGGTGTTGAGCGGCTGCCTAAGTCGCTACAAGGCACACAAGTCGATGGTGAGATTATTGTCACAAAAGAGGGGCAACTGGTAGCTACGCCGGGCCTACGTCGCCTTTTTGATTATTTTTTGTCAGCGCTTGGAGAGGAGGACAGTGCCACCATCGATGCTCGTGTTGAGGCATATATTAGCAGTCGTACGCCGCAGCCAGCCGCTGATGCTGCCATAGATACTTACTATCAATACCAGCAGTACCTTAAGCAGGTGGCGGCACTTGAGAGTCGCTTGACCAATCAGCAACAAGCAGCTAAAACATTGGAGGCGATGCAGGCAGGTGAGGTGGATCTTGCGCGTATTAAGCAGCAGCGACAACAGGTGCAAGCTTTGCGTCAGCAGATATTGGGCAAACCAGTTGCTCAGGCATTTTTTGCCGCCGATGATCAGGTGCAAGATTATAATATGGCCATGTTACAAATTGCCCAAGATAAGTCTTTGAGTATCGCTCAAAAGCAGCAAGCTCAGCAGGCCTATATTCAAAAACTACCTGAGTCAGCGACCAAGCAGCAACTACAGCAGCAAAAGCAGATTGAACAGCTTATTAAGCAGACGCAGCAGATGAAGCAGCAAGGTGCCTCAGAGAAGCAAATATTTGAGATGCGCGCGAAGCTTGTGGGACCTCAAGCAGCTCAGCGTTTGGGTGCATTGGATAAAAAAAATCAAGACTTTGACCACAGATTTACTCAGTATCAGCAGCGCAAGCAGCAGATTTTGGCTACCAACAGCAGTGATAACAATAAACAGCAGCAAATTACTCAGCTTGAGCAGCAGCTATTTAGTGAGACAGAACAAAAGCGCTTAGTCGGCTATGAGGCTTACCGAGCATACCTTGATGACGGTCAACAGCCCTAGCTTACTAAGCGGCTTAACAATATTAATCTAAAAGGACAGTAGTGCTCTAAAAGGACAGTAGCTCTCTAAAAAGGCGTGTTGTCTTTAGGCACAATTTGCCAAAAGATTAAGCTTAACAGTACGACGATCAATAAGATAACCAGCAGGCGTTTGGCCCAATAAGGCAACAGCGGCTTTTTATATCCCAAGTGTTGTAGATGGTTGTCTAATCCTGAGTTTAGCGCTTGCAGCTTAGGATTGTCTTTGATTTTTTGATTGGCAGCAGTATTGAGCTGGCTGGTGGTTTTTGAGACGGCCATCGGCTGTTTTTTGTTTTGTTTGGCACTAATGGCGGCCACATTTTTGTCTTGTTGCTGCTTGAGCTTTTGTTCATGCTCATCAATGATAACCTTGGCTTCACCCATGCCAATGCCTTGCTCTTCGGACAGCGTTTTTATGGCCATAACCAAGTTGTTTTTTTCAATCATTTGGGCGATGTGTTTGGGAAGTTTGGTAGACATAGTCAGTTCTCAAGGCATAATAAGGGCTTTTAGCACAGATAGTAACAAAAAAAGCACTCTAACTTAAGGTTAAAGTGCTTTTTTATATTCTATTTGCCAGTGTTATAACAGGCTTAATAGCAGATTATTTGTCTTTCCAGCGCTGAATGGCTTCTTTGATAACTTCTTTGGCTTCAGCCACATCGCCCCAAGATTCTACAACGGTAGTGCCTGCTTTTTTCAAATCTTTGTAGTGGCTAAAGTGGAACTCTAACTGCTCAATAAGACGTTTTGGTAGGTCTTCTAAGCTGTTGTAAGCGTTGCCGTTGTTACGGTCATCGGCAGGCACAACAACGATTTTGTCGTCTACTTCATCGTCATCAACAAACTTCATCACACCGATAACTTTGGCTTTTAAAAAGATACCTGTGGTTAGTGGCTGTTCAGTGATGATTAGTGCATCAAGCTCATCACCGTCTTCATCTAAAGTTTGTGGGATAAAACCATAGTTGCATGGCTTAGCAAAAATAGCTGGCTCAACACGGTCAAGCTCGAATACAGCCAATTCACGGTTCCATTCGATTTTGTGGTTGCTACCGGTTGGGATTTCAACAACAACGTTAATTTCGCCGCCGTCAACATCGCCTGCATCTAAAATCACGTTAAAATCTGCCATGTTCTTCTCCAAGATAGGCTCTAAAAAGAGCATTGATTTGTCATAGTTTTAAAAGTCATGCTGATTATAACAACTTTTACTTGATTGCCAAGTTATGACAATATTCCAAATAAACATTTGTCAGCGCAAGGTTTGTTATTTTAACACTTTTTGGTGGGCGAATAGATCAGGTTATGCACTGGTAAAACAGCGTGTGGCTTATAAATAAGACGGTCAGCTAGATAGTACAGTAGAATGCAGTGGTCCAAAACAACAAAAGCCCACTAAAAAAGTGAGCTTTTATCGGTTTACCAGTATTTACCAATATATGATATGGATATGGCAGACCTCAAGACAATACAAAACTAAAAAAGTTTAGATTTTATTTTCAACTTTGTCAGCAGTTTTAGTAACGCCTTCACCGGCTTTAGATACGTCTTGGCCTAGGCCTTTGAAAGTGTTACAACCAGATAGTACAACTAGAGCAGTTAAAGAGGCAAATGCTAACTTTTTCATAATAAGTCCTTAAAAGTTGAAAAAATAAATAATATAAATTCATCACTGTGTGCTAAGGATAGGTGTCTTCTGGATTAACTAGGTTAACCATCGAGTAGCGCTAACTATAAGTTAACACCAAATACTACGATAAAATACCTAACACTAGATGATCAGATAATAAAAACCTAGGTTTTACAGACATTTGTCGACTGAGAAAACGTTAAGTTTTAGAAACACAGCAGTTATCCTTAATTACATAATATATCAATTAGTCCAATAGCAACAACAGAGAAATGTGTGAAATTTATCTAAAACTGTCATAGAATTGTAAATTTCGATACACAGACGGACTATTTGTTTTTACTTCGTCTCATTTAAGGCAACATTTTATGACCATTCACATTGTGCTTGTGCACCCAAAAATTCCTAACAATACCGGCAGCGCCATCCGTTTGTGTGCCAATACCGGAGCTCAGCTGCACTTGGTTGAGCCATTAGGGTTTGATTTAGACGATAAGAAGCTACGCCGTGCAGGGCTTGATTATCATGAATACGCAGCCATGCAAGTGCACAAAAACTGGCAAGTGGCGAAAGAGGCGCTACAAGCAGCAGGCTGTCATAAGATGGTGGCATTGACCACTAAGCTGAGTCATCCGTTTTATGAGTATGATTTTGGCGATAGCAATGCGGCTGAGCATGAGAGTATTGCTTTGGTATTTGGTTCAGAGACGGCAGGCTTAGCTGATGACATCCGAGCAGACATTGGGGAGAGCAACTGGCTGCGTTTGCCCATGTTACCAGACTCTCGCAGCCTAAATCTGGCCAATAGTATCAGCATCTGCTTATATGAAGTATGGCGTCAAAAAGGCTTTTATGGCGATGAAGGGCGAAGCACCGGATATACCGAGCTGACCCCTTATGATCCTAAATAACCGGCAAGCATTATAAGCAATTGGGCGGCTTGGGTAGCCCTGCGATGCGATTGACATGGCGGGCAACCAAACCGGTATTAAATAACTGCTGCAGTAATTGATTGCTGATATTGTGCTCAGGCAAGGTTTTCATCAGATACTTAATTAAGGGGCGGGTGGTCGGCGGGTGGTTAAACTGAGTGTGAAAGTCTCGCACCTGCTGCAAAATCTGATAATGCTGCTCGGTCAATTTTACGGATAGCGTATCTGCTAGCTGCTGCGCAATCTGAGGGGTCCACTGGGTATGGTCAAGCAAATGCCCCTCTTCATCAAGACCCAGATAGGCTAGGTCCTCTGAGGTGACAGCAGCAGTCTGTGAAGCGGGGCTGGTAGAAGATGAATTCATGGCTTGACTCATAATTTAACGGCTTAAGGGAATACAAATTATGGGATAGATTGTCTTATGAGATAGAATAAATCGTCTTACGGGATAGAATAGATCGTCGCATCCCACTAACTGAGTGAATTTAACGTTACCACGCGATCTACCTCTTGGGTTAATGCCACCCACTGCGCATCACTAATGACGTGTACTTTACTCACATCCAAATTGACCCGTGCGGTCTCATTAAGATGAGCCAAATCATCGGCCAGCACATAGAGCGCATGGATGTTTTCAATACGATATTCAGACTCATCATCACCGTTTAGCTCATTGATATACACTTGCAGCCAAGGCAGATAACCTGAAGTTTCAGCCAATAATAATAGACTGTCACCGGCGTGCCATAAGGGAGCCAGCTCTTTGACGGTGGCTTTAAGGGTATTCATTGGGGCCTGTAATTGAAACAAAGTGGACATGGTTTGGCTCTTATAATTTGGGAAAACACTGATGCGGATACAGGTTAAAAAGATAGAATCTGCTGAAAATTATTGGCGTCAAAATCTTCTGGAATGAAGTCGACTTGCTGCGCAACATCACCAGGCAACATGCCAAAGATCCAACTGCTAAACACATCGTCAGGTAGCCAAGCGGGCGCAATATCATACAAATCTAGTGATTTAATCATGCCATGTAAGCGGCTCTCAGGCTGCATTAATAAGCCAAACACAGAGCTGCTTAGCATCAATTGTACGTCTTGTCCGAAGCTTGCTAGAGTTAGGGCTAGGGCGCACCCTTCATAAGTAGCGGTTTCGGTGGCGGTGGTTAAACGAATAAGTAATGACACAGAACTTCCTTTTTTAATCTATCTTTAAAAACGAATGACCTTGGTGGCTAAGGCCATTTGCTCAGCCAGCTCCCCAAGTCCCACCAGCTCAAACCCAGCTGCTAAGTTATTGGTCTGTAGTCTGTGACGCGCAGCATTGTCCTCATCGGTTACGCCGCGGGTTAAGGCGGTACTCACACACACGGGTAATCTTTGCTGGTACGCGGCGCTAAACTGGCTCCAAAGCTGGGTTAAATCGGCTCTATCTGCACTCTGCCAACGTAGCGCATTGGCCGTATTGGCTGCATCTGCATAAAAGAAAATGGACAACTTAGCAGGCGACACAGTATCCGCTTCTTGAGTATGCTGCATAAAGGCTTTGGCATAACGATAAGCATGCCACGCAAGCGGCTGGCTTGGGTCGGCGGTAATCAGTAATAACGTCGTTGTCGTCATAAAAGTATCAGCTTGTACAATAAAAAAGGGCGCATTTGGCGTTAATTATACATGATTTGAGCATGTTATAAGGATGCAAAGCCAACAAATAAGCTGCATAACTAGGTTAAGCTAAAACCTAGTCTGTCATTAAACTGTGATTTTACCGCCATAAAAGTGTCAACTATTTGTTTTACAGTAAGGCTATAGTCCCAAATTAGCAATCTAGTAGCAATCAGGAGGCCACATGCTAAATCATAACATGGACACCCGAGCAGCACCCCTTGTCGCTGACTATGGCTTTGATAGCTTATTGGCCAATTTAGCTTTAACTTTTGATAAGCAATATACTTTGACGGACGTCACTGCTTATTCAAAGCCACTACACATCTTACTGGTGACCGAGACTTGGACACCAGATATCAATGGTGTGGCGATGAGTTTGGGACGTTTAATGCAGCAAATCTCTCTACAAGGTCATCAGGTGAGCCTCATCCGGCCCAAACCCAAATCAAGTTCAGTCGATATGCCCATTCAAGGTCTTACCACCCAAAACCTAGGGGAACAAAGCCGCAGTTTGGTGCTTAGCCATGATGTGCAGGTAAAAGGCATGGCGATACCTAAATATACTAATTTACAATTTGGGTTGCCGGTATATTTCACCATAAAAAAACAGCTCAAACGCATTGCTCCTGATGTGGTACATATTGCCACCGAAGGGCCTCTAGGATGGGCGGCGCTCATGGCTGCAAAGTCGCTTAATATTCCTGTTACCACCGGCTATCATACTCAGTTTCATGACTTTAGCCGGCACTTTGGACTTGGCCTATTGGCAGGGCCCATCATGGCCTACTTTAAATGGTTTCATAATGCCTCAAAAGCCACTTGTGTGCCGAGTAAAAAGACGCTGCATGACTTACAAAATCTAGGATTTAAGCGGCTGGTGGAAGTAGGTCGCGGCGTAGATTTAAAGTGGTTTAACCCCAAGCATCGCAGTGACGCACTTAGAGCACAGTGGGGGGCGCACACTCATCACACGGTACTGATTATGGTGAGCCGTTTGTCGCCTGAAAAGCAGATAGACTGGGTAATAGATGCGTTTAAGGCGCTACAGCAGCAACAGCTACATCGAGCGGTTAAGTTGATAATAGTGGGAGATGGGCCAGATAGAGATCGACTACAGGCAATGGCGGCCAACAACAAAGAGGATATTATCTTTGCGGGCACGCAAACTGGGCAGGCTTTGGCTGGGCATTATGCCAGCGCCGATGCCTTTGTGTTTGCAAGCCAAGTTGAAACCTTTGGTAATGTGGTGGTAGAGGCGATGGCCAGTGGCCTGCCGGTGTATGCCTTTAATGATGCAGCCGCTGGTATGCTGGTCACCCCCGATAGTGGCCGGCTTGTGACGTTAGGTGATAAAGTAGGGTTTATTACTGCCATCTCGCAGCTGCCAAAAATGCAGTGTTTAAAAGAGCAGGGAAGTCATGCGCGAAAGAGTGTGGCTCAGTGCTCTTGGCAGCGCCCCACTGAGAAAATGCTGACCATGTTTTATCAAGCCTTGGCACCGAAGGCGACTATAAATAGTTAGATTAAAACAGTTAGACTAGACTATAGGCGCTTATGGCTGGTAAAACGAGATGTACACACAGAGTGATGAAATAGATGAGTATTTTTTACAAAATAAAGTAAACTCAATAACTTAAAATATGATAATTAGTTTTTATACTTTTTTAATGCGCCATAACCTAATAAGGGGATAAGCGGTGAAATCTAACCAAGCAAAGCCTTCTTTGGTGCGCCAACTGCCGCCAAACATTGCGCCGAGTCCTGTGTTCACCTTATGTTCACGCAGTCCAGCACTGGCCGTTTATGTCAATCAGCTTATATCATGGGACACCACAGTGTGTATCCATATCAACCGCTATTCTACCAATTATGCTGTGGCCATCGTCTTTAAATCTATTAGCAGATTAGGAGATGGGTGGTTTTGGTATGCGATGATGCTGGCGGCTTTGGTTGTTTATGGTCAACAGGCTTTTTTGCCGATTATAACCACTTTACTCATTAGCCTGATTGGGCTTGCGGTATATAAAGTATTAAAAATAAAAACGGTACGCCCCAGACCCTATCAAGTACATCAGGTGATAGTGCTCGGTGAGCGGCCATTAGATGTGTTTAGCTTTCCCTCAGGACACACCTTACAAGCGGTGCTGTTTAGCGCAACTTTAGGCAGTTATTTTCCTCAGCTGCTGCCTGTCATGATGCTTTTTGCATTATTGGTGGCCTTATCGCGTATGGTGCTTGGCCTGCATTATCCTACCGATGTGCTGATTGGCGGTGCCATAGGCTATAGCTTATCTTTATGGGCACCTGATATGCAAAAGATGGTGGAGCACAGCCTGCTACTGCTGTAAGTAACCTTTGCTGTAAGTAACCTTTTATCTTACGCTGAAATGAGGCTATTAGATATGAGAATTTTTGCTATAAGGATATAAAAATTTAACACGAACAGTTATCTTCTAACCGCTTTTTATGTGGTAGGCTAATAGCACACTAGCACTTTTAAGGAGCCGTGCCCTATCATGCCCTCTGACCGTAGCCTCATTGACCAATTAACTCAAAACGTCCTTTCACTAAGCGCCCAGCACATAACCCAAGAGCACATTCAAGCACTTAAGATGGCCAGTCCTTTTGCTTATCAAATCTGGAAAAACAAGCCGGCTATTTGCCAAAACTTTTTGACCAGTTATCCTTTAGGTGAGCTGCTGACTCGCCAGCAAATCTGTGATTTGATTGATGATTACACCTTAGACGATGGGTTAGAGGGCGAGCTTAAGCGGGCCGATGAAGCCGGCGTCATGAAAGGTCTGCGCCGCTTGCGTGAGCTATTGATGCTGCGCTGGATTTGGCAGGACGCTTTGGGTCTCATTGCGCTTGAACAGCTGACCGGTGAGCTATCAGATTTTGCGGATAATTGTCTGATATTCGTTAAAGAGTATGTTTGGGAGCAATTGGTTGCGCGCTATGGCCGGCCCACATATATTGATGAAAAAGGGCAGCGTCAGTTCGATGACATGGCCATCTTTGCCATGGGTAAGCTTGGGGCGCAAGAGCTGAATCTATCTAGTGATATCGACTTAATCTTCGTACACCGTGCCCGCGGTGAAACCGATGGTGATAAATCCAAAGGCACCAAAAGTATAGATAATAAGCGCTTTATGATTCGCTTGGGTCAAAGCATTATTAAGATCTTAGATACTTGCACGGCAGAAGGCTTCGTGTTTCGAGTCGATATGCGCCTACGCCCTTGGGGTGAGGGCAGTGACTTGGCCATTCACTTATCGGCTTTAGAGAAGTACTTTGCTGCTCATGGCCGCGCATGGGAGCGGTTTGCGTGGCTAAAAGCGCGGGTGATTAATGAGGTTGACGATAGGTTTAATAGTCAATTAGAGAGCATCATTAAGCCGTTTGTGTTTCGCTATTATGTCGATTACAGTGCCTTTGCTGCACTGCGTGAAATGAAGTCTTTAATTCAAAATCAAGTGGCGCAGCGAGAGGACTTAGACAATGTTAAGCTCGGTGCCGGCGGCATTCGAGACATAGAGTTTGTGGTACAGGCTTTCCAATTAATATATGGCGGTCGTCACAGTCAGCTTGAGGTCAAGTCCTGCCTCAAAGCGATGCAGGCTTTAAACGAATTTGATTTCATCGATGATGATACTTACCGCAACCTAGAGGCCGCTTATCGTTTTTTTCGCCGCGTTGAGCATGGTATTCAGGCCATTCATGACCAGCAAACTCAAAAGCTGCCGCACAATCCAGAATGCCAGCACAATTTGGCGCTCACCTTAGGCTTTGATAATTGGGATGCTTTTTTACAGCGTCTAAATGAGCATCGCCGCAATGTGCATCTCCCCTTTGATCGTATGGTGACTGAGCGCCAGACGCCTACCAATACCGCTGTTGCCTCCAGTGATGAGCTGCAAAGCTTAGATGAGGTGCTTAACGGGGATAACAAGGCCAAGCTTGAGCAGTTTTGGTCAAGCAAAATGGTGGCCAATCTATCTGAGGAGGCCAAACAGCGATTAGATGCCGCTTATCCTGTATTGGTGCATGCGTTACTAATTCATGAAGCCAAGCAGGGCTTAGCCAATGTGGCATTACCCAGACTTATCGACTTATTAGAGGCCATCTGTCGCCGCTCTATATATCTAGTGATGCTCGCTGAAAACCCAGATGCCACAGTTAATCTGATTCCCATGCTCTCGGCAAGCCCTTGGATTGCTGGCGAGTTGACCCGCTATCCGGTATTGCTTGATTCATTCTTACAGCAGCGCTACCGCCACCTGCCGGACAAAGAGGAGCTTGCCAATATCCTGCGTCAGCGCCTTTTGCGCGTTGAGCCTAATGATGAGGAGATGCTACTAAACGTGCTTAGATTGTTCAAAAACAATCAGGTGCTGGCTGTAGCCGCCAGTGATGTGCTGGCTGAACGCCCGATTATGAAGGTGTCTGACTCCTTGACTTATATTGCTGAGGTGGTGCTTGAATTTACCTTAGAGCGTGCCTTCTCAGAGCTGGTCAAGCGTCATGGCTATCCGATCAATATGCAAGGCGAGTCAGTAACCGAAGCGCACAACGGCTTTGCGATTATTGGTTATGGCAAGCTTGGTGGGATAGAGATGTCGTATACCTCAGATCTTGATTTGGTATTTATTCACCAGATTAATGAGCAAGCAATGACCACAGGGCTTAAACCGGTTAGCGGCATGAAGTTTACCGCGCGTTTGGCCCAGAAGCTGATGACCTATCTCAATACCCAAACCCGAGATGGGCGTGCTTATGAGATTGACATGCGACTGCGACCTTCGGGTAATGCTGGCATGATGGTAGTCTCAAGCCGCTCCTTTGAGCGCTATCAATTAGAAAAAGCTTGGGTCTGGGAGCATCAAGCCTTAGTACGGGCGCGCGCCATTTGTGGTGACAGTCGAGTGATACAGGCCTTTAATCATACTCGCAAACAGGTTCTCACGCGCAAATGTGATATTGCCGACTTAAAACAGCACGTGATTGAAATGCGCGGCAAAATGAAAGACCATTTGGGCAGCAATCCCTTAGCTCAGCAGCAAGGTGAGTTTCATTTAAAACAAGATGCAGGCGGTATTGTCGATATTGAGTTTATGGCGCAATATGGCGTATTGGCCCATGCCCATGACCACCCAGAGCTGGCGCAGTGGAGCGATAATGTCAGAATTTTTGAAAGCTTAGCGGCCGCTGGAGTGTGGGATGCTGAGACCTGTGAGGGACTTACTAAAGCCTATCTTCTACTGCGCGCCGCGATGCATCAGCTGGCGCTTGCTAACGAATCGGTGGTGGTAGATGCAGCGGTCTGGAATGAGACACGCGAGTATGTCATCTCTAAATGGAATGAGATAGTGGTGTAGCCTAGGACTCAATATAACCAAATCAAATGCGCTACAAAACTAAAAATTGATAGTCAATTTAGGCCGCAGTGATATACTAAAATGATTGACCTCTCCTAAATATGCTGTTTATTATAAGGGGAGATCATGCAGGCTCGATTGACGATTATTGGCGTAAAGGGAACAATATTATGAGTATGGCAACAACGGAAGGCAAGCTTTGGCTAAACGGTGAAATGGTCAATCAGCCTGATGCCAAAGTGCATGTGTTAACGCACAGTTTGCATTATGGTATGGCAGTATTTGAAGGGGTGCGTGCTTATCAAACAGAAGATGGCCGTACTGCAATCTTTAGATTAGAAGATCACACCGATCGCCTAATGGGCTCTGCCAAAATCTTTCAATTAAATGTCCCCTTTGATAAAGCCACTTTGAATCAAGCCCAAAAAGAGGTCGTTAAACAAAATGGCTTTGAGTCGGCCTATATTCGTCCGCTTATCTGGGTGGGCGCTGAAAAACTAGGACTCTCCTCACGAGATAATAGTATCAATGCCATGGTTGCCGCTTGGAAATGGGGCGCTTATTTGGGTGAGGAGGGCATCCAAAAAGGAATCCGGGTTAAAACCTCATCCTACACCCACCATATGACCAACGTCACCATGTGTAAGGCCAAAGCAGCGAGCAACTATCCAGTGTCTA
Protein-coding sequences here:
- a CDS encoding lipase secretion chaperone; protein product: MKNKSWIKTVLIVLILACVIGAIIFLIPRFNTSDKPADTAATPSKRSSLNHTLPVQADSEEQIIDLPYPEDHFVTGVERLPKSLQGTQVDGEIIVTKEGQLVATPGLRRLFDYFLSALGEEDSATIDARVEAYISSRTPQPAADAAIDTYYQYQQYLKQVAALESRLTNQQQAAKTLEAMQAGEVDLARIKQQRQQVQALRQQILGKPVAQAFFAADDQVQDYNMAMLQIAQDKSLSIAQKQQAQQAYIQKLPESATKQQLQQQKQIEQLIKQTQQMKQQGASEKQIFEMRAKLVGPQAAQRLGALDKKNQDFDHRFTQYQQRKQQILATNSSDNNKQQQITQLEQQLFSETEQKRLVGYEAYRAYLDDGQQP
- a CDS encoding inorganic diphosphatase, yielding MADFNVILDAGDVDGGEINVVVEIPTGSNHKIEWNRELAVFELDRVEPAIFAKPCNYGFIPQTLDEDGDELDALIITEQPLTTGIFLKAKVIGVMKFVDDDEVDDKIVVVPADDRNNGNAYNSLEDLPKRLIEQLEFHFSHYKDLKKAGTTVVESWGDVAEAKEVIKEAIQRWKDK
- a CDS encoding entericidin A/B family lipoprotein, whose amino-acid sequence is MKKLAFASLTALVVLSGCNTFKGLGQDVSKAGEGVTKTADKVENKI
- a CDS encoding tRNA (cytidine(34)-2'-O)-methyltransferase — its product is MTIHIVLVHPKIPNNTGSAIRLCANTGAQLHLVEPLGFDLDDKKLRRAGLDYHEYAAMQVHKNWQVAKEALQAAGCHKMVALTTKLSHPFYEYDFGDSNAAEHESIALVFGSETAGLADDIRADIGESNWLRLPMLPDSRSLNLANSISICLYEVWRQKGFYGDEGRSTGYTELTPYDPK
- a CDS encoding TusE/DsrC/DsvC family sulfur relay protein, with protein sequence MSQAMNSSSTSPASQTAAVTSEDLAYLGLDEEGHLLDHTQWTPQIAQQLADTLSVKLTEQHYQILQQVRDFHTQFNHPPTTRPLIKYLMKTLPEHNISNQLLQQLFNTGLVARHVNRIAGLPKPPNCL
- the tusD gene encoding sulfurtransferase complex subunit TusD yields the protein MTTTTLLLITADPSQPLAWHAYRYAKAFMQHTQEADTVSPAKLSIFFYADAANTANALRWQSADRADLTQLWSQFSAAYQQRLPVCVSTALTRGVTDEDNAARHRLQTNNLAAGFELVGLGELAEQMALATKVIRF
- a CDS encoding glycosyltransferase family 1 protein, with the translated sequence MLNHNMDTRAAPLVADYGFDSLLANLALTFDKQYTLTDVTAYSKPLHILLVTETWTPDINGVAMSLGRLMQQISLQGHQVSLIRPKPKSSSVDMPIQGLTTQNLGEQSRSLVLSHDVQVKGMAIPKYTNLQFGLPVYFTIKKQLKRIAPDVVHIATEGPLGWAALMAAKSLNIPVTTGYHTQFHDFSRHFGLGLLAGPIMAYFKWFHNASKATCVPSKKTLHDLQNLGFKRLVEVGRGVDLKWFNPKHRSDALRAQWGAHTHHTVLIMVSRLSPEKQIDWVIDAFKALQQQQLHRAVKLIIVGDGPDRDRLQAMAANNKEDIIFAGTQTGQALAGHYASADAFVFASQVETFGNVVVEAMASGLPVYAFNDAAAGMLVTPDSGRLVTLGDKVGFITAISQLPKMQCLKEQGSHARKSVAQCSWQRPTEKMLTMFYQALAPKATINS
- a CDS encoding phosphatase PAP2 family protein — translated: MFTLCSRSPALAVYVNQLISWDTTVCIHINRYSTNYAVAIVFKSISRLGDGWFWYAMMLAALVVYGQQAFLPIITTLLISLIGLAVYKVLKIKTVRPRPYQVHQVIVLGERPLDVFSFPSGHTLQAVLFSATLGSYFPQLLPVMMLFALLVALSRMVLGLHYPTDVLIGGAIGYSLSLWAPDMQKMVEHSLLLL
- the glnE gene encoding bifunctional [glutamate--ammonia ligase]-adenylyl-L-tyrosine phosphorylase/[glutamate--ammonia-ligase] adenylyltransferase, whose amino-acid sequence is MPSDRSLIDQLTQNVLSLSAQHITQEHIQALKMASPFAYQIWKNKPAICQNFLTSYPLGELLTRQQICDLIDDYTLDDGLEGELKRADEAGVMKGLRRLRELLMLRWIWQDALGLIALEQLTGELSDFADNCLIFVKEYVWEQLVARYGRPTYIDEKGQRQFDDMAIFAMGKLGAQELNLSSDIDLIFVHRARGETDGDKSKGTKSIDNKRFMIRLGQSIIKILDTCTAEGFVFRVDMRLRPWGEGSDLAIHLSALEKYFAAHGRAWERFAWLKARVINEVDDRFNSQLESIIKPFVFRYYVDYSAFAALREMKSLIQNQVAQREDLDNVKLGAGGIRDIEFVVQAFQLIYGGRHSQLEVKSCLKAMQALNEFDFIDDDTYRNLEAAYRFFRRVEHGIQAIHDQQTQKLPHNPECQHNLALTLGFDNWDAFLQRLNEHRRNVHLPFDRMVTERQTPTNTAVASSDELQSLDEVLNGDNKAKLEQFWSSKMVANLSEEAKQRLDAAYPVLVHALLIHEAKQGLANVALPRLIDLLEAICRRSIYLVMLAENPDATVNLIPMLSASPWIAGELTRYPVLLDSFLQQRYRHLPDKEELANILRQRLLRVEPNDEEMLLNVLRLFKNNQVLAVAASDVLAERPIMKVSDSLTYIAEVVLEFTLERAFSELVKRHGYPINMQGESVTEAHNGFAIIGYGKLGGIEMSYTSDLDLVFIHQINEQAMTTGLKPVSGMKFTARLAQKLMTYLNTQTRDGRAYEIDMRLRPSGNAGMMVVSSRSFERYQLEKAWVWEHQALVRARAICGDSRVIQAFNHTRKQVLTRKCDIADLKQHVIEMRGKMKDHLGSNPLAQQQGEFHLKQDAGGIVDIEFMAQYGVLAHAHDHPELAQWSDNVRIFESLAAAGVWDAETCEGLTKAYLLLRAAMHQLALANESVVVDAAVWNETREYVISKWNEIVV
- a CDS encoding branched-chain amino acid transaminase codes for the protein MSMATTEGKLWLNGEMVNQPDAKVHVLTHSLHYGMAVFEGVRAYQTEDGRTAIFRLEDHTDRLMGSAKIFQLNVPFDKATLNQAQKEVVKQNGFESAYIRPLIWVGAEKLGLSSRDNSINAMVAAWKWGAYLGEEGIQKGIRVKTSSYTHHMTNVTMCKAKAASNYPVSIMANQEVTRNGYDEAILMDSQGYVCQGSGENLFMVKNGELHTPDLAGGALDGITRRTMIQFAEDLGIKVVERRITRDEFYLADEVFMTGTAAEVTPIREYDDRTIGNGGRGDITQKLQSLYFDVVHGRNEQYMDWLSFVD